A single Flavobacterium sp. 1 DNA region contains:
- a CDS encoding T9SS type A sorting domain-containing protein — protein MNKKIIFIIFLLVSTVSSFAQFTFKNIPIGGGGFVTGVISHKTTGDIYCRTDVGGAYRWDAVSNKWVQLLNWIPDGQGGYMGVEALAIDEQNPNNIYMLCGTSYINNGATAILKSTDKGNSFTVVDVTSKFKAHGNGYGRGNGERLVVDPHNSSVLFCGTRANGLWKSIDGGVTWNLAWNGVTSTPNENGICFVLFDPSTASGGTTKTMYIGVSRKGAGNANFYKSTDGGVTFTPISPTTDFMPHRAVLQGTTMYVTYADSEGPGTNNAGRVFKLNTSTGVWTNVTPLTWGNTSLSYGGVDIDPANVNRVVISTTGVYNNNQYGTAWGDFIYFSTDGGSTWTIKNGSNSTFNNNGIGYTAGQVNWAECAVFDPFDSNKVRVVGGGGIFTCPNITATNPVWKLDVIGIEETAFLDGISIPGGPFVCAMGDMDGFLLNDITTFPQQLLQPNVGTNRSVVFAAGNTNKLARSSDGGKQVYYSADMGATWTGCTTTKGPGGRLALSADGGTIINCPNDANFSQQQKVYYSTDNGTNWTESTGVAVWGAIPVADPMNSNYFYIYNPSDGKMYVSSNKGVSFSALGNPGYTSVPWSTTLIRPVLGYEGHVWVPLANNGLKYSIDHGQTYTTISNVTYCRSIGIGKAAPNAAYPTLFIWGTVGGVKGLFRSTDKGVNWIRINDDAHQYGGIEMIVGDNNVFGRAYLAVQGITYTEDLSTLGIENNTVLSNNQIVLYPNPSSKTINLTVEKPNEIVRISVFDMLGRSVETIEQSDIKSEMALGTALTPNIYIVKVFGTNFTKSFKIIKK, from the coding sequence CCAATTGGAGGAGGAGGTTTTGTAACTGGTGTTATTAGCCATAAAACAACCGGAGATATTTACTGCCGTACTGATGTTGGAGGTGCTTACCGTTGGGATGCGGTAAGCAATAAATGGGTTCAGTTGCTTAACTGGATTCCCGATGGACAAGGAGGTTATATGGGTGTGGAAGCTTTGGCTATTGATGAGCAAAATCCTAATAATATTTATATGTTATGTGGAACTTCTTATATAAATAATGGGGCGACTGCTATTCTGAAATCTACCGACAAAGGAAATTCTTTCACAGTTGTCGATGTTACATCAAAGTTCAAAGCTCATGGAAATGGATATGGACGAGGAAATGGTGAAAGGCTTGTAGTGGATCCGCACAACAGTAGCGTTTTATTTTGTGGCACAAGAGCTAATGGTTTATGGAAAAGTATTGACGGTGGTGTTACATGGAATCTTGCTTGGAACGGAGTAACATCAACTCCTAATGAGAACGGAATTTGTTTTGTCCTTTTTGACCCATCAACAGCATCAGGCGGAACTACAAAGACCATGTATATAGGTGTTTCACGAAAAGGTGCAGGTAATGCCAACTTTTATAAAAGTACAGATGGAGGAGTTACATTTACTCCAATATCTCCTACTACTGATTTTATGCCACACAGGGCTGTTTTGCAGGGGACTACAATGTATGTGACTTATGCAGATTCTGAAGGACCTGGGACCAATAATGCAGGCAGGGTATTTAAGCTGAACACTTCAACCGGTGTTTGGACGAATGTTACGCCATTAACATGGGGCAATACTTCTCTTTCTTATGGTGGTGTCGATATCGATCCTGCAAATGTCAATAGGGTAGTGATTTCAACAACAGGAGTTTATAATAATAATCAATACGGTACTGCCTGGGGAGATTTTATTTATTTCTCAACCGATGGAGGTTCAACCTGGACTATAAAGAATGGTTCTAATAGTACATTTAATAATAATGGTATAGGATATACTGCGGGTCAGGTAAACTGGGCCGAATGTGCAGTTTTTGACCCTTTTGATAGCAATAAAGTGCGTGTTGTAGGAGGAGGGGGAATCTTTACCTGTCCCAATATTACAGCTACAAATCCTGTCTGGAAATTAGATGTTATCGGGATTGAAGAAACTGCTTTTCTGGACGGTATAAGCATCCCGGGAGGTCCGTTTGTATGCGCAATGGGCGACATGGACGGCTTTTTACTCAATGATATCACTACATTTCCGCAACAGCTTCTTCAGCCCAATGTAGGTACAAACCGCAGCGTTGTTTTTGCTGCCGGCAATACCAATAAACTGGCAAGATCTAGTGATGGCGGAAAGCAGGTTTATTATTCCGCCGATATGGGAGCTACATGGACGGGATGTACCACCACTAAAGGGCCGGGAGGAAGGTTGGCATTAAGTGCTGACGGAGGAACTATTATTAACTGTCCAAATGATGCTAATTTTTCTCAACAGCAAAAAGTTTATTATAGTACTGATAATGGGACTAACTGGACAGAATCGACTGGTGTTGCCGTATGGGGAGCGATACCCGTAGCAGATCCGATGAACAGTAATTACTTTTACATTTATAATCCGTCCGACGGAAAAATGTATGTAAGTTCTAATAAAGGAGTCAGCTTTTCAGCTTTAGGTAATCCCGGGTATACCTCTGTGCCATGGTCAACAACGTTAATACGTCCGGTACTTGGATATGAAGGACACGTATGGGTACCTCTTGCAAACAATGGTTTAAAATATTCAATCGATCACGGACAGACTTATACTACTATTTCTAATGTTACATATTGCCGCTCAATAGGTATTGGCAAGGCAGCACCCAATGCGGCTTACCCAACTCTTTTTATTTGGGGTACTGTTGGAGGTGTAAAAGGGCTTTTCAGATCAACAGATAAAGGTGTAAACTGGATTAGAATAAATGATGATGCACATCAATATGGAGGAATAGAAATGATTGTAGGAGATAATAATGTATTTGGAAGGGCTTATTTAGCTGTACAGGGAATAACATATACCGAAGATTTAAGTACTTTGGGTATAGAAAACAATACTGTTTTGTCTAATAATCAGATAGTTTTGTACCCAAATCCATCTTCAAAAACAATAAATCTTACAGTTGAAAAACCTAATGAAATAGTGCGTATTTCAGTTTTTGATATGTTAGGAAGATCTGTTGAAACTATTGAACAGTCAGATATCAAAAGTGAAATGGCACTGGGGACTGCATTAACACCAAATATCTATATAGTAAAAGTATTTGGGACAAATTTTACAAAGTCTTTCAAAATAATTAAAAAGTAG